From the Sphingomonas phyllosphaerae 5.2 genome, one window contains:
- a CDS encoding HAD family hydrolase, with amino-acid sequence MPAPDPVTVFIDADNTLWDTDGVFAAAQIGMLADVRRQLGTPDQDGDPLAFVRAVDQAIAEQHQDGLRYPPVLLVRGLEKALAGVAPNAAARAAMRGRHEYRISPDDADAIASRFRASLEVTPTLRQGVRDGLEAMRRDGVRLLIISEASRGRVEATATSHGILHFFERVLEGRKSAALYRRMLALTHADGRTFMVGDQMNRDIEPASAAGLETIYFPGGFQPRWSLAAGPVEPDHVIADFSQVANIVIDTRAAAA; translated from the coding sequence ATGCCGGCGCCGGACCCAGTTACAGTCTTCATCGATGCCGACAACACGCTGTGGGACACCGACGGCGTGTTCGCGGCGGCACAGATCGGGATGCTGGCCGATGTCCGGCGCCAGCTTGGCACCCCTGATCAGGACGGGGATCCACTCGCTTTCGTGCGGGCCGTCGACCAGGCGATCGCGGAACAGCATCAGGACGGGCTCCGCTATCCACCGGTCCTGCTGGTGAGGGGATTGGAGAAGGCGCTCGCGGGCGTCGCGCCGAACGCCGCCGCGCGCGCCGCGATGCGGGGGCGGCACGAGTATCGGATCTCGCCGGACGATGCCGACGCCATCGCCTCCCGCTTCAGGGCCTCGCTGGAGGTGACGCCGACCCTGCGTCAAGGCGTCAGGGATGGGCTCGAGGCGATGCGGCGGGACGGCGTTCGCCTGCTCATCATTAGCGAGGCATCCAGGGGACGCGTCGAGGCTACCGCCACGTCGCACGGCATCCTCCATTTCTTCGAGCGCGTCCTGGAGGGGAGGAAGAGTGCCGCCCTCTACAGGCGGATGCTCGCGCTCACCCACGCCGATGGGCGTACCTTCATGGTCGGCGATCAGATGAACCGCGACATCGAGCCGGCCAGTGCCGCGGGACTGGAGACGATCTACTTCCCGGGCGGGTTCCAGCCGCGCTGGAGCCTGGCTGCTGGTCCGGTCGAACCCGACCACGTCATCGCTGATTTCTCCCAAGTCGCCAATATCGTCATCGACACCCGGGCCGCCGCCGCTTGA
- the dbpB gene encoding DGQHR domain-containing protein DpdB, with protein sequence MTKKRRQPADETIAVRAVRTRQGGVDLFAFFAPGAELLKFAEISRVSRNESAGLSGFQRKEIKGHVRSIVEFLDRGDVLFPNAIILAMSPAARFTEARGTKPEGDLGASQGGTLRIPLPTDGSKAAWIVDGQQRSLALAGARDQRLPVPVIAFVSDDIAVHREQFILVNKARPLPSRLIDELLPEVGSVLPRDLAPRKIPSELVNSLHVIHDSPFHGLIKRLSDDRNGAVVNDAAVLTMIKNSIGSPLGALAPYKATASGGADTAAMYAVLVAFWSAVREVFPDAWGRPPTESRLMHSAGIVAMGYLMDRIMSRCSRHDARQFAVDALTPIAPHCRWTSGRWNDIGREWNDIQYAGRDVRMLSDQLARLDHLNSFGKKAA encoded by the coding sequence ATGACCAAGAAACGCAGGCAGCCGGCCGATGAGACGATCGCCGTAAGGGCTGTCCGAACGCGGCAAGGTGGCGTCGACCTTTTCGCGTTCTTCGCGCCGGGCGCCGAACTCCTCAAGTTCGCGGAGATCAGTCGTGTCAGTCGGAACGAGAGCGCCGGCCTGTCGGGCTTCCAGCGCAAGGAGATCAAGGGGCACGTCCGCTCGATCGTGGAATTCCTCGACAGAGGGGACGTGCTGTTCCCCAACGCAATCATCCTGGCGATGTCGCCGGCCGCGCGCTTCACCGAAGCGCGGGGCACGAAGCCCGAGGGCGACCTCGGCGCGTCGCAGGGCGGCACCCTTCGGATCCCCCTGCCGACCGACGGCAGCAAGGCGGCATGGATCGTCGACGGTCAGCAGCGCTCGCTCGCGCTGGCAGGCGCGCGGGATCAGCGCTTGCCCGTGCCGGTCATCGCCTTCGTCTCCGACGACATCGCTGTCCACCGCGAGCAGTTCATCCTGGTCAACAAGGCGCGGCCACTGCCATCGCGGCTGATCGACGAACTCCTGCCGGAAGTCGGGAGCGTCCTCCCGCGGGACCTAGCGCCGCGCAAGATCCCAAGCGAGTTGGTGAACTCGCTGCACGTGATCCACGATTCCCCCTTCCACGGACTGATCAAGCGTCTGTCCGACGATCGGAACGGGGCGGTCGTCAACGACGCAGCCGTTCTAACGATGATCAAGAACAGCATCGGGAGTCCGCTCGGCGCACTCGCGCCCTACAAGGCCACCGCCTCGGGCGGAGCGGACACGGCGGCGATGTATGCCGTCCTCGTCGCCTTTTGGAGCGCGGTGAGGGAGGTGTTCCCGGACGCATGGGGGCGGCCTCCGACCGAGAGCCGCCTGATGCACTCGGCGGGCATCGTCGCGATGGGCTACCTCATGGACCGCATCATGTCGCGGTGCTCGCGTCATGACGCCCGCCAGTTCGCCGTCGACGCACTCACCCCGATCGCGCCTCACTGCCGGTGGACCTCGGGCCGCTGGAACGACATCGGCCGCGAATGGAACGACATCCAGTATGCCGGCCGGGACGTGCGGATGCTGTCGGACCAGCTTGCTCGGCTCGACCACCTCAACAGCTTCGGGAAGAAGGCGGCGTGA